In one Moritella sp. 5 genomic region, the following are encoded:
- a CDS encoding EAL domain-containing protein, whose amino-acid sequence MQHFELNKRIYVSITLYILSIISLASYSYLREKNHIYTALDLKLKTAALTISSLLPANFHQKKMVYDKNSTQLNSINRTVLSNYAKNINISNLYTLILRDNQILFTSASTTNIDDDGFDSNDIEFLTAYNDADAQLYHVFAEQKPHIIEYQDKWGKFRSIFIPLYTTDGSVYVAAADITIDTISFQLNQQFNKIMLISALFLFSVLSLFFIQTVSYRQQVKKLRYKIAQRTAELVQSEAKLNSIFEHSPVGIFHYNKQGILLKTNRHFEDIIGANKDGLIGFNMLKKLQNAPLSIAIKSSLKGQISTFEGEYISISHRKKSYLEVDLVPLYSSTGKIDGGVGVCEDITLQQQNTSNLQKLSRVVECSLDGILITNTNGIIEYVNPRFTQITGYSSKESVGEKANFFRSIETTNATYKALWNRISSGNEWSEEVHNQRKNGELYWAKVTIIPMTNANDEITHFIGIQVDITESRIIAKQIAYQAKHDMLTGLINRYEFEHQLTDAVCSAQGSQLTHVLFFLDLDQFKIINDTCGHAAGDELLRQVAGLIDDNLKPNDILARLGGDEFAILMRNCQLTEAVSAANEILEKVKRFQFIWKKSCFSIGVSIGVAEISRNSGNTSEVLIHADLACYAAKDLGRNRVHTYHHNDELLTTRDGEFRWVNEIKEALNEDRFELYAQPIVALSDPEHKHVFEVLLRMQAKDGKIIAPGIFLPIAERYNLSQPIDRWVFDHTLDWMREHSQQLDIFDHISINLSGTSLGDDDLLQHIMWSITQAGLTPQQFMFEITETAAISNLTNATVFINTLSEFGCQFALDDFGSGLSSFAYLKNLPVNTLKIDGIFIKDILTNPIDAAMVKSINEIGHLMKLKTVAEFVENDAIKQKIEAIGIDFAQGYGIGKPQPIDNMLCLNQQ is encoded by the coding sequence ATGCAGCATTTTGAATTAAATAAACGGATTTATGTTTCGATTACACTCTATATTTTATCTATTATTAGCTTGGCATCTTATAGCTACCTCCGAGAAAAAAATCACATTTACACAGCCCTTGATTTAAAATTAAAAACGGCAGCCCTAACGATCTCCTCATTATTGCCAGCCAATTTTCATCAAAAAAAAATGGTCTATGATAAAAATTCAACGCAACTAAATAGCATAAACAGAACTGTCTTATCCAATTACGCTAAAAATATAAATATATCCAACTTATATACGCTTATCCTGCGCGATAATCAGATCCTATTTACTTCAGCAAGCACCACGAATATTGATGACGATGGTTTTGATAGCAATGATATCGAATTCTTAACCGCTTACAATGATGCGGACGCCCAGCTCTATCATGTTTTTGCCGAACAAAAACCCCACATAATTGAATACCAAGATAAATGGGGTAAATTTCGTAGTATTTTTATTCCCCTTTACACCACAGACGGGAGTGTTTATGTTGCAGCGGCTGACATCACTATCGATACTATTTCTTTTCAACTAAATCAACAGTTTAATAAGATAATGCTAATCTCTGCTCTTTTTCTTTTTTCTGTACTTTCTCTATTTTTTATACAGACCGTTAGCTATCGCCAACAAGTAAAAAAATTACGCTATAAGATCGCGCAAAGAACGGCTGAATTAGTACAAAGTGAAGCAAAGTTAAACTCCATTTTTGAGCATTCTCCAGTAGGTATTTTTCATTACAATAAACAAGGAATCTTATTAAAAACCAATCGGCATTTTGAAGATATTATCGGGGCAAATAAAGATGGCTTGATTGGCTTCAACATGTTGAAAAAGCTCCAAAACGCCCCTCTTTCCATAGCAATAAAATCCTCATTGAAAGGACAAATAAGTACTTTCGAAGGCGAATATATTTCAATATCACACCGTAAAAAGTCTTACTTAGAAGTCGACTTAGTCCCGTTGTATTCAAGTACTGGTAAGATCGATGGTGGCGTAGGGGTTTGCGAAGATATCACCTTACAGCAACAAAACACGTCTAATTTACAAAAATTATCACGAGTCGTTGAGTGCAGTTTAGACGGTATCCTGATCACTAATACCAACGGGATTATTGAATACGTCAACCCTCGATTTACACAAATCACAGGCTATTCATCCAAAGAGTCGGTCGGTGAGAAAGCTAATTTCTTCCGTTCTATAGAAACCACCAATGCAACTTACAAGGCGCTCTGGAACCGTATTTCAAGTGGTAATGAATGGTCTGAGGAAGTTCACAATCAGCGTAAAAATGGTGAATTATACTGGGCTAAAGTCACCATAATTCCAATGACTAATGCTAACGACGAAATAACCCATTTTATTGGTATTCAAGTAGATATTACCGAGTCTAGGATCATTGCTAAGCAAATAGCCTATCAAGCAAAACACGATATGCTAACAGGATTAATTAACCGTTATGAATTCGAACATCAATTAACCGATGCAGTTTGCAGCGCACAAGGCAGTCAACTTACCCACGTATTATTCTTTTTAGACTTAGACCAGTTTAAAATAATTAATGATACGTGTGGCCATGCTGCTGGTGACGAGTTATTACGCCAAGTAGCAGGATTAATCGACGACAACTTAAAACCAAACGATATATTAGCCCGACTAGGCGGCGACGAATTTGCCATATTAATGCGTAACTGCCAACTTACTGAAGCGGTTTCCGCCGCAAATGAAATCTTAGAAAAAGTTAAAAGATTCCAATTCATATGGAAAAAAAGTTGTTTTAGTATCGGTGTCAGTATCGGTGTTGCAGAAATAAGCCGTAACTCAGGTAACACGAGCGAAGTACTTATTCATGCAGATTTAGCCTGTTACGCCGCTAAAGATTTAGGACGAAACCGGGTACATACTTATCACCATAATGATGAATTACTTACTACTCGTGACGGTGAGTTCCGCTGGGTAAACGAGATAAAAGAAGCGCTTAATGAAGACCGATTTGAACTCTACGCTCAGCCTATCGTTGCATTATCCGATCCTGAACATAAACATGTTTTTGAAGTGCTACTACGTATGCAAGCTAAAGACGGTAAGATCATTGCGCCTGGCATATTTTTACCTATCGCAGAGCGCTATAACTTATCGCAACCAATTGATCGTTGGGTGTTTGATCACACATTAGATTGGATGCGAGAACATAGCCAACAATTGGATATTTTTGACCATATTAGCATTAATTTATCAGGCACTTCACTCGGTGATGATGACTTATTGCAGCATATTATGTGGAGTATAACCCAAGCAGGTTTGACGCCTCAACAGTTCATGTTTGAAATTACCGAAACAGCCGCAATTAGTAACCTTACCAACGCGACAGTATTCATCAATACCTTAAGTGAGTTTGGCTGCCAATTCGCACTGGATGATTTTGGTAGTGGTTTATCTTCGTTTGCTTATCTAAAAAACCTACCAGTTAACACATTAAAGATTGATGGTATCTTTATTAAAGATATTTTAACCAATCCAATAGATGCTGCAATGGTAAAATCGATTAATGAAATAGGACATTTAATGAAGTTAAAAACTGTCGCGGAGTTTGTCGAAAACGATGCTATAAAACAAAAAATTGAAGCTATTGGTATCGATTTCGCACAAGGCTACGGTATTGGAAAGCCACAACCTATTGATAATATGCTTTGCTTAAATCAACAATAG
- the yjjG gene encoding pyrimidine 5'-nucleotidase produces the protein MKYQWILFDADETLFHFDAFKGLQLMFSRFGIDFSRDDFSQYQTVNLPLWVDYQDGRITATQLQNKRFQLWADKLEVTTQTLNSAFMTAMADICSLLPGAQALISALTGKVNMGIITNGFTELQHVRLEKTGLKDVFAPLIISEQVGIAKPDIGIFEYALSHMGDIQREQVLMVGDNPHSDILGGMNAGFDTCWLNRENAVLPDGIKPSYQVTSLIQLQSLLLAA, from the coding sequence ATGAAGTACCAATGGATCTTGTTTGATGCCGATGAAACCTTATTCCATTTTGATGCATTTAAAGGGTTGCAACTGATGTTTTCTCGTTTTGGTATTGATTTTAGTCGTGATGATTTTAGTCAGTATCAGACAGTTAATTTACCTTTGTGGGTTGATTACCAAGATGGTCGAATCACGGCAACACAATTGCAAAATAAACGCTTTCAATTATGGGCGGATAAACTGGAGGTGACAACCCAAACTTTAAACAGTGCATTTATGACTGCAATGGCTGACATATGCAGTTTACTACCCGGTGCTCAAGCGCTTATTTCGGCATTAACTGGGAAAGTAAATATGGGTATTATTACTAATGGCTTTACAGAACTACAGCATGTGCGTTTAGAAAAAACCGGTTTAAAAGATGTATTCGCACCACTTATCATCTCTGAGCAAGTGGGTATCGCTAAACCCGATATCGGTATATTTGAATATGCGTTAAGCCACATGGGTGACATACAGCGTGAGCAAGTGTTGATGGTTGGTGATAATCCGCATTCTGACATTTTAGGTGGGATGAATGCAGGTTTTGATACTTGTTGGCTTAATCGTGAGAATGCGGTATTACCGGACGGTATCAAGCCTAGTTATCAAGTGACGTCATTAATACAGTTGCAATCATTGTTATTAGCCGCTTAA
- a CDS encoding ABC transporter permease, with the protein MSRAIFLTSPLAQLGRAVMTLLQRFGKAALFLLHGITHMFSRPWQWRRVLEQLYFIGAKSIVVICVTGLFTGMVLGLQGYYTLSQFGSTGLLGSAVALTLIRELGPVLTAIMIIGRAGSAMTAEIGIMRISEQIDALKTMTIDPIRFLVSPRIIAALISFPLLTAIFDTVGIFGGYLTGSQLLGINPAIYFYRVENSVLMADVIEGFIKSLFFSITVITVCCYHGYYTHTRRNNFGAKGVGFSTTTAVVQASILVLVIDYILTSVLL; encoded by the coding sequence ATGTCTCGAGCTATCTTTTTGACTAGCCCATTAGCCCAACTTGGTCGTGCAGTCATGACTTTACTCCAACGCTTTGGTAAAGCAGCACTATTTCTATTGCATGGGATAACACATATGTTTTCTCGTCCTTGGCAATGGCGAAGAGTGCTTGAACAACTCTATTTTATTGGAGCAAAGTCAATTGTTGTTATTTGTGTAACTGGTCTGTTTACCGGTATGGTGCTCGGGTTACAAGGCTATTACACCCTATCTCAATTTGGCTCGACTGGTTTATTAGGTTCTGCTGTCGCACTTACCCTTATTCGTGAATTAGGTCCCGTGTTGACCGCAATAATGATTATCGGCCGTGCAGGCTCAGCAATGACTGCAGAAATTGGCATTATGCGAATTTCAGAACAAATCGATGCGCTTAAAACGATGACCATTGACCCAATTCGATTTCTAGTTAGTCCACGCATCATTGCCGCACTCATTAGTTTTCCATTATTAACCGCTATTTTCGATACCGTGGGCATTTTTGGTGGCTACCTTACAGGATCTCAATTATTAGGTATTAATCCTGCGATTTACTTCTATCGTGTAGAAAACAGCGTTCTCATGGCTGATGTTATTGAAGGTTTTATTAAATCATTATTTTTCTCTATTACTGTAATAACGGTATGCTGCTATCACGGTTATTACACCCACACTCGCCGTAATAACTTTGGCGCAAAAGGCGTTGGATTTTCAACAACAACAGCAGTTGTACAAGCAAGTATTCTCGTGCTTGTTATTGATTATATTTTAACGTCTGTCTTATTATAG
- a CDS encoding ABC transporter ATP-binding protein has product MNIPLIQFCNVSKAFDGTQVLNNINLSVFKGEITTIIGKSGEGKSVLLKHIIGLLTPDSGSILFNGKSLSEHEKTEQRNLKKKFSYMFQDSALFDSMTVYDNIALPLREASKLNKIEIQQRVEKRMTQLDILGTEQQYPGQLSGGMRKRVALARALVTEPEIILFDEPTTGLDPIRKKAVHKMIADYQRKLGFTGIIVSHEIPEIFTISQRIAVLNEGDIIFQGTPEQLNHDESPVISEFVHGHESS; this is encoded by the coding sequence ATGAATATTCCACTTATTCAATTTTGTAATGTAAGTAAAGCATTTGATGGCACTCAAGTATTAAATAATATCAACCTCAGTGTTTTTAAAGGCGAGATAACGACGATCATAGGTAAAAGTGGTGAAGGGAAAAGTGTTTTACTCAAACATATTATCGGCTTATTGACTCCTGACTCTGGCTCAATACTATTCAATGGTAAGAGTTTATCCGAACATGAAAAAACAGAACAACGTAACTTAAAGAAAAAATTCAGTTACATGTTTCAAGATTCTGCGCTATTTGACTCAATGACGGTATATGACAATATTGCTCTACCCTTACGAGAAGCAAGTAAATTAAATAAAATAGAAATACAACAGCGTGTTGAAAAACGTATGACACAGCTAGATATCTTAGGTACAGAACAACAATACCCAGGGCAACTATCTGGTGGTATGCGAAAAAGAGTCGCTCTAGCGCGCGCACTCGTCACAGAACCTGAAATTATCTTATTTGATGAACCAACTACAGGGTTAGATCCAATACGTAAAAAAGCAGTACATAAAATGATTGCAGACTATCAACGTAAGCTCGGATTTACCGGAATCATTGTAAGCCATGAAATTCCTGAGATATTTACGATTTCTCAACGCATTGCAGTGCTTAATGAAGGTGACATTATTTTTCAAGGTACTCCTGAACAACTAAACCATGATGAAAGCCCTGTTATTTCAGAATTTGTCCATGGCCACGAGTCATCATGA
- the mlaD gene encoding outer membrane lipid asymmetry maintenance protein MlaD yields the protein MKKSSIETSVGIFVLIGILCVGYLTIKLGKMELLGDNYYSVYADFNSATGLKGGANIEMAGVKIGQVEDIILLPNIKIARVKLKIEKRINLSVDVMASVKTAGLLGDRYLSLTPGGSDELLEEGDSIEETESALDIEDLISKYIFSGDSK from the coding sequence ATGAAAAAATCATCCATCGAAACCTCTGTTGGTATATTTGTACTGATAGGTATACTTTGCGTCGGCTACCTGACTATTAAACTCGGAAAAATGGAGCTGTTAGGTGATAACTACTATAGTGTGTATGCAGACTTTAATTCTGCGACTGGCCTGAAAGGTGGTGCTAATATCGAAATGGCAGGCGTGAAAATCGGTCAAGTTGAAGATATTATATTGCTACCAAATATCAAAATAGCACGTGTAAAACTAAAGATTGAAAAGCGCATAAATCTCTCGGTCGATGTCATGGCATCGGTAAAAACAGCTGGATTACTCGGTGACAGATACTTATCCCTTACCCCGGGTGGTAGTGATGAACTGCTAGAAGAAGGTGATAGCATTGAAGAAACAGAATCTGCGCTTGATATTGAAGACCTTATTAGTAAATACATATTTAGTGGCGACAGTAAATAA
- a CDS encoding phospholipid-binding protein MlaC — MKRIIVLSISTLLLFTSTVRAHVANISQATALIDGAMQKSLTIINDPSLTTEVKRKKLWPVLTTYFDFTLISELTLGKFAADSTRPLGDYSDRRFTESQQEQFTDAFTIHLGNLYLDRLNNDSKFTVSLTDSSAMKPIRNMQRARVNSLINSKTAIDYSLRFKNHEWRIYDIKVEGRSLVNSFRKEYSALLLKKTPDELLTLLNEKNLAHTESNAE; from the coding sequence ATGAAAAGAATAATCGTTTTATCTATTTCAACATTGCTACTATTTACAAGTACAGTGCGCGCACACGTTGCAAATATCAGCCAAGCAACCGCATTAATCGATGGAGCAATGCAAAAATCCTTAACGATTATTAATGATCCAAGTCTCACAACTGAAGTCAAACGTAAAAAATTATGGCCAGTTTTGACCACTTATTTTGACTTTACATTAATCTCGGAGTTGACGTTAGGGAAATTTGCAGCTGATTCGACTCGCCCTCTTGGTGATTACAGCGATCGTCGTTTTACAGAAAGCCAGCAAGAACAGTTTACTGACGCCTTTACTATCCATCTTGGTAACTTATACTTAGACAGACTAAACAATGACAGTAAGTTTACAGTTTCACTCACAGATTCATCTGCAATGAAACCGATCCGTAATATGCAACGCGCTCGCGTAAACAGCTTAATTAATAGCAAAACAGCTATCGATTATTCACTACGCTTTAAAAATCATGAATGGCGTATCTATGATATTAAAGTGGAAGGCAGAAGTTTAGTTAATTCATTTCGTAAGGAGTATTCAGCATTATTACTGAAAAAGACACCCGATGAATTACTCACATTACTTAATGAAAAAAACCTAGCTCATACGGAAAGTAATGCAGAATAA
- a CDS encoding VacJ family lipoprotein, translating to MQNNKFSSFFTVPLLLLILVMSGCTTTKSNNKESAEVHSELPQSQSIPTVVSSTPDYIEDDGLFTEENDGDDPFTEEDDDPFDDDPFNDDSPAEIDDSNKVSDPFYYFNKTMFYVNDKLYFWVMRPTALGYKAITPQFFRVGVANFFHNITMPIRFTSSLFQGDIKSSGTELGRFVVNSTIGLLGVMDPAADYLDWQPNNQDMGLTLGKYGIGNGPYIVWPIFGPSTLRDTIGGGADYFLSPLTYLQPDKLSFAVQGVEKVNATYFSLGDYEAFKQAYIDPYERMKEFYLEYRADKVAEK from the coding sequence ATGCAGAATAATAAGTTTTCCAGTTTCTTTACAGTGCCGTTATTACTGCTCATCTTAGTGATGAGCGGTTGTACAACAACTAAAAGCAATAATAAAGAAAGCGCTGAAGTTCACTCCGAATTACCACAAAGTCAATCTATCCCGACTGTCGTAAGTTCAACACCTGATTATATTGAAGATGATGGACTATTTACAGAAGAAAATGATGGTGATGATCCATTTACAGAAGAGGATGATGACCCATTTGATGATGACCCATTTAATGATGATAGTCCCGCTGAGATAGATGACAGCAATAAGGTTTCAGATCCCTTCTACTACTTTAACAAGACGATGTTCTATGTTAATGATAAGCTTTATTTTTGGGTAATGCGTCCGACGGCATTAGGTTACAAAGCCATCACGCCTCAGTTTTTTCGTGTAGGCGTTGCCAACTTTTTTCACAACATAACTATGCCGATCAGATTTACTAGCAGTCTATTCCAAGGTGATATTAAATCCTCAGGTACTGAGCTAGGACGTTTCGTTGTTAACTCGACAATTGGCCTGTTAGGGGTAATGGACCCAGCTGCGGATTACTTAGATTGGCAACCAAATAATCAAGATATGGGATTAACGTTAGGCAAATATGGCATAGGTAATGGTCCCTATATTGTGTGGCCAATATTTGGCCCCTCAACCCTAAGAGACACCATTGGCGGTGGTGCGGATTACTTCCTTAGTCCACTCACCTATTTACAACCTGACAAGCTATCATTTGCTGTTCAAGGTGTAGAGAAAGTAAATGCAACATACTTTAGTCTTGGAGATTATGAAGCCTTTAAACAAGCTTACATTGACCCTTACGAACGGATGAAGGAGTTTTACCTCGAATATCGCGCAGACAAAGTCGCTGAAAAATAG
- a CDS encoding DUF6172 family protein, whose amino-acid sequence MKKTFVLNHPKIVPARQVESIKSEIRKYIKRERNKVLPKGVDYWDFDCKYGVTEQEAQVIHLSEINKSIDSGDLSKDASFYVEVLVKDGIRVISEEDEDLDYGEE is encoded by the coding sequence ATGAAAAAAACGTTTGTATTAAACCACCCAAAAATTGTTCCAGCTCGCCAAGTTGAATCTATCAAAAGCGAAATCAGAAAATACATTAAAAGAGAACGTAATAAAGTTCTACCTAAAGGTGTAGATTATTGGGACTTTGATTGTAAGTATGGTGTAACAGAACAAGAAGCGCAGGTTATTCACCTGTCTGAAATCAATAAATCAATTGATAGCGGTGACCTAAGCAAAGATGCATCTTTCTATGTCGAAGTTTTGGTAAAAGATGGCATTCGCGTGATCAGTGAAGAAGACGAAGATTTAGATTACGGCGAAGAATAA
- a CDS encoding site-specific DNA-methyltransferase — MKLHKLDAVDWLKTLPSESIDLVITDPPYESLEKHRKIGTTTRLKNSAGSSNQWFDIFPNSDFPALVEQIYRVLKNNSHFYLFCDQETMFVIKPIAEDFGFKFWKPIVWDKCAIGMGYHYRARYEFILFFEKGKRKLHDLGMPDVLQEKRVWRGYPTEKPVPLIEKLITQSSSVDDLVIDPFFGSGATLIAAANLGRRSEGADIATSAHEFVNNRIKPVEKA, encoded by the coding sequence ATGAAGCTACATAAACTTGATGCCGTAGACTGGTTAAAAACGCTTCCTAGTGAAAGTATTGATTTAGTCATCACAGATCCTCCTTATGAGTCCTTAGAAAAACACCGAAAGATTGGTACCACGACGCGTTTAAAAAACAGCGCTGGCTCGAGTAACCAATGGTTTGATATTTTTCCAAACAGTGATTTTCCTGCGTTAGTTGAACAAATATATAGAGTACTAAAAAATAACAGTCACTTTTATTTATTCTGCGATCAAGAAACAATGTTTGTGATTAAACCAATCGCTGAAGATTTCGGGTTTAAGTTTTGGAAACCAATTGTCTGGGACAAATGCGCAATTGGCATGGGTTACCATTATCGTGCACGTTATGAATTCATTTTGTTTTTCGAAAAAGGCAAACGTAAATTACATGATTTAGGTATGCCTGATGTGTTGCAAGAAAAACGGGTTTGGCGTGGCTATCCAACCGAAAAACCTGTGCCATTAATTGAAAAACTCATTACCCAAAGTTCAAGCGTTGACGACCTGGTTATTGATCCCTTCTTCGGTTCAGGCGCGACCTTGATTGCAGCCGCCAACCTAGGTCGACGATCTGAAGGTGCAGATATTGCAACCTCAGCCCATGAGTTTGTTAACAACCGTATTAAACCGGTAGAAAAGGCATAA
- a CDS encoding YkgJ family cysteine cluster protein: MTIEVTNLPATEITCSNCEACCCRLEVMILTDTGVPKRYISTDEWGSEVMTQSHDGWCAALDRDTLMCSIYENRPWVCRIFEMASYECEEERKAHM; the protein is encoded by the coding sequence ATGACGATTGAAGTAACAAACCTCCCAGCGACCGAAATAACTTGCTCTAACTGTGAAGCCTGCTGTTGTCGCTTAGAAGTCATGATTTTAACCGATACTGGTGTGCCAAAACGCTACATTTCAACAGATGAATGGGGAAGTGAAGTAATGACGCAAAGCCATGATGGCTGGTGTGCTGCACTCGATAGAGACACCTTGATGTGTAGTATCTATGAAAACAGACCTTGGGTATGTCGTATATTCGAAATGGCTTCGTATGAATGCGAAGAAGAACGTAAAGCACATATGTAA
- a CDS encoding RNA polymerase sigma factor RpoD/SigA, with amino-acid sequence MELFNESNALDLYMQQVNKNSTLLTKEEEYDTAISVHEGDKKARQRMIQSNLRLVINIAKRYQHTSLSLVDIIQEGNTGLIHAVEKFDATKGFRFSTYAVWWIKNNIERFIMNQSRTIRVPIHIGKSYKRILKNAREESLDLKCNQDLRKIAVNLEIEFEDVVGVLAYYFTEASLDRTIETQNDSSTALVDLIEDSSICKPNDEVENTDTSSYLIEVLSHLCDRDREIIELRFGLGREEPQTLHAIGERLFMSRERVRQIITASLQKIKPELLVNSVDQQDYLN; translated from the coding sequence ATGGAATTATTTAACGAATCAAACGCATTAGATCTTTACATGCAACAAGTAAATAAAAACAGCACTTTACTTACCAAGGAAGAAGAATACGATACCGCTATTTCCGTCCATGAAGGAGATAAAAAAGCACGTCAACGTATGATCCAATCTAATTTGCGATTAGTAATCAATATTGCAAAACGTTATCAGCATACGTCATTGTCACTTGTTGACATCATTCAAGAAGGTAATACCGGATTAATCCACGCCGTCGAAAAGTTTGATGCAACAAAAGGATTTCGCTTTTCAACTTATGCAGTATGGTGGATCAAGAACAACATTGAACGTTTCATCATGAATCAATCACGTACCATCCGCGTGCCTATCCATATAGGTAAATCTTACAAACGTATTTTAAAAAATGCTCGTGAAGAATCACTTGATCTGAAATGTAATCAGGATCTACGAAAAATTGCAGTAAATCTCGAAATCGAGTTTGAAGACGTTGTTGGTGTTCTCGCTTATTATTTTACAGAAGCAAGCTTAGATAGGACCATTGAAACCCAAAATGACTCAAGCACTGCGCTCGTTGACCTGATTGAAGACAGCTCTATTTGTAAACCCAATGATGAGGTAGAAAATACCGATACCTCTAGTTACTTAATTGAAGTATTAAGCCATTTATGTGACCGTGATAGAGAGATCATCGAACTAAGATTTGGTCTAGGTAGAGAAGAGCCACAAACACTACACGCCATTGGTGAGCGCTTATTTATGTCTCGAGAACGTGTACGCCAAATTATTACGGCGAGTTTACAAAAAATCAAACCTGAGTTGTTAGTAAACAGCGTAGACCAGCAAGATTACCTAAACTAG
- a CDS encoding patatin family protein, with the protein MNCITQNTLINIASCNASVPIKDAALVVEGGGQRGIFTAGVLDSWLAQDFNPFALLIGTSAGAQNLSSYMTRQSGHAKRSIMQLSKHPEFFNMKRTLMGRNTVNLDWYFDKVNDADHQLNMDCAQAQLKNRQLLFSATNISGFSPTFFEPTADNWLTTLKASSALPYLYKKGVAIGDEHYVDGGVSLPIPIQEAYHRGAKKIIVIRTVPAHHNTRSPWAHKLKSWVCSSQRCPKVLDIITGHENSYSEAIDFIHSPPEDAKIIEIAPPEALESRILGSSDEALAADYQMGYEMGSQFLASHHVTLFR; encoded by the coding sequence ATGAACTGCATAACCCAAAATACCTTAATTAATATTGCCAGTTGCAACGCTAGCGTACCGATTAAAGACGCGGCACTGGTAGTTGAAGGTGGTGGTCAACGCGGTATTTTCACAGCCGGAGTATTAGACAGCTGGTTAGCGCAAGATTTTAATCCGTTCGCATTATTAATTGGTACTTCTGCTGGCGCTCAAAATTTATCAAGCTACATGACCAGACAATCTGGGCATGCTAAACGATCAATCATGCAACTATCCAAGCATCCTGAATTCTTTAATATGAAACGAACGCTGATGGGACGTAATACGGTTAACCTAGATTGGTATTTTGACAAGGTTAATGATGCGGATCACCAACTCAATATGGATTGCGCACAAGCACAACTAAAAAACCGTCAACTGCTCTTTTCTGCAACCAACATCAGTGGATTCAGCCCTACTTTTTTTGAGCCCACCGCTGACAATTGGCTTACCACGTTAAAAGCATCGAGTGCATTACCTTATTTATATAAAAAAGGCGTCGCAATTGGCGATGAACATTACGTCGATGGGGGTGTATCACTGCCAATTCCAATCCAAGAAGCGTATCATCGCGGCGCTAAAAAAATCATAGTGATCCGCACCGTACCCGCACACCATAATACGCGCTCACCTTGGGCTCATAAGCTTAAATCATGGGTATGCAGTTCACAACGCTGTCCGAAAGTACTGGATATTATTACCGGCCATGAGAATTCATACAGTGAAGCAATCGACTTTATACATAGTCCACCAGAAGATGCCAAAATCATCGAAATTGCCCCACCCGAAGCTTTAGAAAGTCGAATTTTAGGGAGCAGTGATGAAGCATTAGCAGCCGATTATCAAATGGGTTATGAAATGGGTTCTCAATTTTTAGCAAGTCATCATGTCACCTTGTTTAGGTAG